TATCTGATATATTTTACTTGTAATACTTTTTGGTTTTGAGAATATTTTTACTTAAGTAGGTtcaaaattaatattatttttccaTAATGGGATGGCTACTTTTATTCGACTAAAGGATGTGAATACAAATTCTTTGCAGTGCTGCAGCTGTGGAAAAATAACAGATTCATGACATAAGCAGACAGATGAGTTTGTAGATTTTTATACTCTTCAAATGATAAATTTTAAACAGCTTGTGTTTTGGTGAACTACCACCAGAGACGATCCTTTACATTGACAAAGGAGCCACACTTAAGGGAAATTTTAACAAAAGcactgcattaactgtttaggaaataCAGCTATTTTCATACAGTCTCCCATTTTCATGTGGCTGCAGTTAAGgcctagcagagcatctcaagtgGGAAACAGAGAATTTGGTGATGTCCACTGGTTCTAAGACTTCAGGCTGTCACTGACTCAAGtgttttcatccaagtattaaaaacaatccttatatttaaaattgttcaattacttttgagcctctggaaATGGAGACTGTGTATTAAAATGGCTGtatttcctaaacagttaatgcaacacTTTTCGTAAATTCCTTGAGTTAAAgctgcacacacatatattgcACACAAATTTTTGTGTGGTGTGCAGAGACACAGCTGCAAAATTTGTCAGTGTCCAGATACTTTTGGGCAATTTTAAGAACGTTAACggaaatattttttataaaaaaaaaaaatgatttaaaccaTTTAACACAGTGCTGTAACATCAGATTGCATGCCAGGTGTTGATGCATTATGACATTGTGCTAGACTGgtaacatgaagaataatccaaccattttacacagtaaaaacacaagcTTTGGTTTCaatgttaattttatttacttGAAACGAATCCAGGCAGATGGGTTTACAGCTCTTTCTTATGCCAAGAAacagattaaaatatattttaaaacacaGCTACAGTCATTTAAGTGCAATGGGGTACATTTCTCTACAGAAAAATACTAGACACTATACAATATGCTTTCTATGCTGTACATGTGGAATGTGTTGGCTGGATGTGAAACTCATCGATGGAACATTTAAGGTGTGCGGGGAGTCAAAGCATACAGAGTTTCCATGCACACTATTTGGTTTACAAGGCTGCTGTGCAATAGTCATTGCATTTTTAAGACATTGAGCAACATCAGTGTGACAGAGATGATGTTTACTGGGTGACAGATGACTGCTCACAGAGGCAATAAGGTTGATCAGATTACAGGCACTGCAAAGATGAGTTTATACATTCCCATAAGAACAATTTACAACTTATTTTCTGGGACACTTACTGTACCAATTACAGGTAAAACGGGGCGAGTCAAACAATACTTAGGAACTACTTTGGAAGGatagatggcaaaaaaaaaaaaaaaaaaaatagtaaatggaTTGATTGTTATACTGAATTAATTAAACTTCTTTAACCAATTCATCCAAAAGAAATTTAACCATGGAGATTTTAtatattgtgtgtattttttgtgttttttattttgcaaaaacGTTATATCTGCATGAAAggaaaatggttaaaaaatatTACTGAATTACCTTGCTGCTGATTTTACTGGATTAAAATCTCTTGGGGATGCAAAAAGCTACTTCTGTCAACataacttattaaaaaaaataaacctaaaAAGACTCATAACTGCCTCCATTTTATCTGTAATGAGCATATTTTTCCCAGAAATGTTCAATAAACTTATTAAGAAACAACAGACATTAAAATAAAGCACTAAAACTCTTTATTCTGTGCTGAGGGTTTGCATAATTTATAAACGATTCTCCccaaatatgaattttaaagtCAGCTGAAATCAAATGTaagatgcaaaaataaatacccCTGAATGCCTCACAAATCTGATAATATATGCCAAATATTGTGAAGCTTTCACATATGACAAGCCGGTGACCTGAGGCAGGAACAGATGATTGGAGAGCTATGGCTTTTAAAGCAACAGGAAGTTAagatcagtttttaaaattacaaccAGGTTAAGGTAAACAAATGAATCCATTTAtatttgtaaaaaacaaaaaacaaaaacaaagagctgaATTACAGTACATGAAATtactaaaattataaataaattcatatgaCACAGGAATGAGATTTTTCAAAGGGGAATGGCTTCCATGTGTTGCCTCCCTGCTTCTCGTTCTCTCAAGCGTGACATAAAAATAGTGGAACTGTGGGCGACAGCAGCAGCGGCGGTGCAGCTTATGATGACGACTGACCCTCTCAAACTCCACCGTGCGGCACACGAGCAGAGACGATGGGCAGGAGGAAAACTTGAGAATGAAAAGTCACTGCTGGATGTCAGCGCAGCTCAGGGCGTGCTCCCAGAGCTGAGGCCGTCCTTCTCCACTGATATCGACTTTACCAGCTCCTCCACCCAGCGGACCTCAGAGGCCACCTGCTCGGCCAGGACCTCGTAGCGATTTTCCAAGCGCCCGAATTTGCGCTTGAGGATGTTGGTCGACTGCATGGTGACCCGCGCGTCCTCCTGGCACTTCTTTCGCTGCACCTGAGTGCGCTGCAGCTCTTGGCGGATGTGGTTCAGGTCACCGGAGATGCTCTGGTTCTCTTCCTTGTACcacccctccttctcctcataTATAGACAGCAGCGCCGCCACGTCCTCACGGCACGAGCGCTGGTTGCGCTCCAGCTCCTTCAGGCCTTCCTCGGCTGCTGCGATCTCCTCGAGCACCTGGGAGAAGCGCTCAAAGTTGACGTAGGTGTTGTTTGGTGGCATGCTGGAGTGGGACTTGATGGTATACTCCTTCAGACGAGTAGTCTTCAGGCGTCGGCGCTCAGCCTTGTGATCTCTGTCCTCCTGGCGTACGTTCCGCCTCTTGATCACCtggaaagggggaaaaaaataacggTCTTAATAATGACAAAAACCCGAAAAATGAAAGTAACAGGTGTCAAATTACACTAGATAACACcatttccacttttgtcttgtctttgggCTTAAACTATGTTTTCCTAGTtctgtacatgtaaacaaactaaaaaatatatattctttttgatcccaaaactttgctttatatatttataacatattacatattataAACATATGAATAATTTTCCCATATAATGCCATTTACTAGTGGTTTTAATTTAGGTTTTAACcttttttcaaacagttttctCTTCAAAAATTGCCTATAAAAATGggaaaatgtttaattaaatgaaaaaataataaactgatgtatttatatattttggggcaaaaaaaaaatcattctaaaaTCTACAAAAGCAAAGTCTGACAGgaataatggacattttctattgttttacaataaaaagagtTAGAAAATAACACTTGCTTGTCAAAGACAAACACCATGTTATAAAGTCGACCTCTAATGTGATCCCAGccttgcaaaaacacacacaggcattttTAATATGTAGAATGTGATAAGTTTGCATTTTAAACTCCAGTGGCAGCCTTTGGAGGAAGGCCAACACAGACGCACAGTGACCTCCCTGCAGTATTTTCAACAACTAAtaaattacagcaaaactaaacaTGTCTGGCCAGGCAAATATTAAGTTTTTAATATGAATACATAGCTCATCAGCTGAATAACTTACCTGAACGTTAAAATGACTTTCAATTATATTTAGATTTTAAATTGTtgagcatttcattttttctatttaactcaacttttttttttaacttttctgagtcatgttgttttgtgatattgtatttattttgtatttattttgttaagCTTGGTTGGTCTTCATTATAAGGCTGGTGTAACAATAATTTCTCAACTTTTGCGATAAAGAAAGCATGTCTTatctataaagaaaaaaaggatggTGACTTAAAATGCATACCTTAATCCAGGGATGCTCAAGACTGTCATCAATTGTCATTCTCTTCctacaaaagaaaacaatccaTTAGCATTGGTTAAAAGCTCTCCTTTTTTGTACTTAGAATATATAATAATGAATTGAACTTCATATTCATGCCATTTTTTTACAAAATGCTTTACAAAGGAAGGAAGTTTTAAAATTTGTTACACAactattaaagtttttttttttgttttaaattaccaacaacaagaagaaaacaggGATGTCACCAGAACTGATGCTTACGATATGTTTTGATGCCAAAAGCCTGAAAATGCAACACaacttgttttctttgtttggttttttttttggtagtacTGGAAGTATCATAGTGAGCATATGTACCAAAGGAGGCATGCTGAAGCACACAAGCACAGGAAAAACTACACATGGAGGACGACAACTAGTGCAGCTCAATTACAGAcctctctcatctttctatgtaGAAGAACTTGCACAATCAGTGGctgactaaatacttttttgccCCACTGTATATAGGTTAAAATCTTAGTAGTGGCTAACattattgaggttttgcagacatgtgACCACATATGATGGTAACATGTGGTCACTACTTGGCAACCATCCTAATGTGTCGGTCTGTGTCCAATCAACAAAAtttaatgttaacattttaaataaacccTCTGCCAACACCATGTCAGTGATTAAAGATGACTTTTAGGAGTTTATGTTTAAGCACGTGGaataatcattttgttttggtaTCGAGAATTGTGTAATTCCACTGCTGTTAGTACCAAGTAATACATTTCTGGTATCGTGACATCCCTAAAAGAAAACTTGGATAAAAACCATGCAGATGTGATGTTCTTACTTTGGATCTTTGACAAGCAGACGGCGTATGAAGTCTTTTGCCAGCTCGCTGGTGTTGCTGAAATACTCTTCATCGAAGTCATAGTTGACAGCGGAGATGTTGGTCAAAGTCTCCTGTTTGGTCTCACCCAGAAACGGCGAGGCACCACTCAACCTGACATGATATAGAAACCTTACTTTAGACCACGTTGTGAAGGATTCGGCGGTTGCTGTTTTTCACAAATAATAAACATCACTCACAGAATATATGTGATGACACCGATGCTCCTGCAGAGAAGAGAGAATGAatgaaaatcattaaaaactgtcAGACAGGTTAATGCACAGCTTCAGAGGacggggaaaaaaacaaaacaaaacaaagccaaaaacataaaaatgttggTATCTCACCACATGTCTGCCTCCAATCCCAGTGGCTCATAGTTGACTATTTCTGGTGCTGTAAAACACAGAGGAATGAACTCTTTAATTCAAAGCAGATGTGATCTGAAGCCACGATCACCCTCTTACAGGGTTTGACTCACTGCCCTGCAAGGAAACAATCTGGCACATGGCTGGAAGTGTACATTTAGGAGGCTGCAGGCTCTCACCAACAAACTCTGGTGttccaaagatgtttttgaaCTCGTTTCCTGCTTTGATCTGATGAGCGATCCCAAAATCTATCAGCTTGATCCTGGGGTTGGGGACGTTCTTGTCCAGCAGCATGATATTCTCAGGctgaaagatttaaaaaaaaaaataaataaataaataaataaataaaatctgacaTGACCAAAAATAGGAGGACAGGCAAGTCCAGTAAATGATAAGCTCACTAAGCAGCTGACGGAAACATTTTATACTTGAGCTTCTGAACTGTGACACTTTTATGTTTGTCACCTTGTGTGATAGTAAACTACTTAAAGACAATTAGTTGAGCAAAACAAGCTATATAAACCTTTTCTCTTTATGTTTAGCTGTCCAGAAAAAGGTTTGAATAGTCACAAATGAGGAGCAAACTGACTCAGGGCAGCAGCTGACCACGTCTGAACCattcttgtttttcttggcaGCATTATTCTTTAAGACAGTACTAATAAAtgtgttatcctgctaacaTACCTAATGAGAGACCTTTAGCTTTTACAGTGAGGAGATTTTAGCCACAGAATGTGTCATACATTTAGTTATTTCACCAAGCTACACGACTGTTAAAAAACACACCTGGCCTGTCTACTTGGATGGAAACCTGTTCCCAAGACAGGGATTCCCTCAGAGTCTTGATCCAAACTCAGACCTTTGCGGTATATTTCAGCTAATTCAGACACACAACACCAACTTTTCTTCCATTTTACTTCAGCTGCCTTCTGCTGACAGGATGGGTTCTTTCTTTTGGCTTCCAGGGTAGTTGTTACCGCACGCAGCAGTCAAAGTTCAAGAAATTCCCAAGAGTTTTCGAGCTACACACTCAGCTTGTGTGGCACAGCGGCACACTTTAAGCCCATTAAAATAACTGTGGGTGCTGTTTATGCCATCATCCACCAGTtaaattaatacaaaaataactattatattaatttataatattttaatacaCTTTCTTCATTAACTTAAAAGTTacactacagtttaaatgtTTTGGTCACCATATCTTTACAGATAACGATTAGCAGTTTAATGACCTTCATCAGGAGCTTATGTTTGACTGATATCAAGCTTCTGGCTGATTTTCATGAAAACTGGCAGCAAAAGAAGGGCCCATTCAAACACTCCAGCACAACCAATGTATCAAAGTCTGGGGTGGGTTAAACTGCTTAACTATTTTCCTGATTTTCACAAATGAACTGATGTTGGATTCCTTGGAAAAACTCAAGATCCCCTGATGTTAACATCCACTATTTTGGATTTTATGCCAtaattttcaagtttttttctctttcccacAAATTAGTTTTAATCTTCATCAAGACTGGCACAGATAATCTAAAGCCCAAACCTCACAGAAACAGTAATTTGTTACAGGCAATTGAAAACGGCGGTAAAGCTTCCAAAAAAAGGAAGTGAGTTCATAATTTATTAAAGCTTTAATCTAGCAAAACTAAGTTTAGTAGATGGACCCCATTTAAAAGAGTAGTTCTAAACTTTTTCTAGTATGCCTCATTTCAGAAGGTGAAATAAGCTCACCCTCCACAcctatcatttttttccccatcaactataaaaaaaaaacaaaaaaggaaccAAGCCatattttacttaaataaaacaCTGTGCAATAGCATCAGCAAAAGGTCTACACTCTCCCTTCAAGTTGTCCTATTTATCTTCTAACCAGGAATCCACCTTAAAATCTTGTTATTTCAGTAATGCAAAGATATTTAGCCCAAAATATCTTTCATTATCCTTTTAGCCCATGAGAATCAGAGCAGTCCTGTGTGTCTGCTCTCTTTCTATGGAAAACCTTTCACAAGCGACAGATACTTATAGCACTACATAAACTAACCTCTCACTAACATGTCATCTACCATCACTGTCTCGGTGCCCCACAAGTTTCCCCTCAGACTACTGACCTTGAGGTCAAAGTGAGCAATGCGTTTGGAGTGGAGGTACTGAACGCCGTCCAAGATCTGCTTGAGAAACTGAGTGGCCTCCTCCTCAGTCAGAGATTCTTTCTCAGCCAGGAAGTCGAACAGCTCTCCTCCGGACACGAGCTCCAGAATCAGGATCACATCCGTCTTGTTTTCAAAGATGTCGTGCAGGGTGATGATGTTGCTGTGCTGGATCTCACGCAGTATGTTGACCTCCCGCTCGATCTCTTCGCGGCTCACCCCCCGCCGGCTGGACGACAGTCGTCGTTTCTTGATAAACTTAGCTGCATACTCGACGCCTGTGCTCTTCTCCTTGCACTTACGGACGATGGCAAACTGTCCGCTGTAAAGAGGAAAGATCAGAGAGATGTTAAAGAAACGAGGATAACACAATCATGCCTGGTCTCATAGgtttattttccactttcaTGCAACTATAACATCTGAAACCTTGGTTACTATTGCAGTGCCTATATAGGCAAACACCACTTTATAATCAGGAgtgatcattatttttttttttgcttgctgtTGTCTTTGGGGGCACATGCTGATTGTCACCAGATTTATATTTTCACAAGATTTTAAGGAGCATAAAGAGGTGAAAATTTTTAAGGATGAATACAATCAGCTGTCCTAAACTTGCTGCTATTAAAGTATAAACATAAAGTCACGTGAAAAGAATGTACTACAGTGTGATGA
This portion of the Archocentrus centrarchus isolate MPI-CPG fArcCen1 chromosome 17, fArcCen1, whole genome shotgun sequence genome encodes:
- the dapk3 gene encoding death-associated protein kinase 3; translated protein: MAGFRQEDVELYYEMGEELGSGQFAIVRKCKEKSTGVEYAAKFIKKRRLSSSRRGVSREEIEREVNILREIQHSNIITLHDIFENKTDVILILELVSGGELFDFLAEKESLTEEEATQFLKQILDGVQYLHSKRIAHFDLKPENIMLLDKNVPNPRIKLIDFGIAHQIKAGNEFKNIFGTPEFVAPEIVNYEPLGLEADMWSIGVITYILLSGASPFLGETKQETLTNISAVNYDFDEEYFSNTSELAKDFIRRLLVKDPKKRMTIDDSLEHPWIKVIKRRNVRQEDRDHKAERRRLKTTRLKEYTIKSHSSMPPNNTYVNFERFSQVLEEIAAAEEGLKELERNQRSCREDVAALLSIYEEKEGWYKEENQSISGDLNHIRQELQRTQVQRKKCQEDARVTMQSTNILKRKFGRLENRYEVLAEQVASEVRWVEELVKSISVEKDGLSSGSTP